GTTGTTCTTATAAACAATGGGGTCGTCGGCTTCATCGGGCAATGAACGCTGCGCACGAGCTACGGCATCACGAACATCACTAACACCGGTATTGAGGTCGTAACCAAGCTCAAAGGTAATCGTGATACGCGACATGCCGTTACGCGTTGTGGATTCGATCTCATCGATACCACTGATGCCGGATAACTGATCTTCAAGATTGGAGGTTATTTGGCTTTCAATGATAGTGGCAGAAGCCCCCTCATAACGGGTACTGATCGATACCACCGGGCTTTCAATATCTGGCATCTCACGAACTGCGAGCTTGTTGAAAGAGACAATACCAAACACAACCAATAGTAGGCTCAATACGACGGCCGCGACTGGTCTCTTTACAGAAACATCAGATAACAACATTAGTTAGCGCCTTCTTGTACTTTTTTATTACTCGCTGCATCAACTGGGCGATTGACGGCAAGCTCTTGAACCAAGACGCCGTCACGCATGTTCACGATACCTTGCACCACGATCTTCTGACCAATTTCGATGCCTTTGTCGATCACGACTTCGTTGTCGATACGAGCACCTAAGAAAACTTCGGTACGAGTCGCTTTGTTATCTTCGCCGATAATATAAACGAAACGCTTCGTACCTGAATACTCAAGCGCTTGAACGGGAATGATTGGCGCTTCCACTGGTGGGAAGTCCATATTCGCTGCCACTAACATGCCTGGCTTTAGATAATCATTATTGTTATCAAAGTGGATTCGAACTCGAAGGTTCAAGGTTTCAGCGTTAATACGAGAATCAATACCGACCACTGTGCCAGTAAACTGAGTGTCGCCCCATGCGCTGGTGCGAGCCGTTACTTTCATACCTTTAGATAGTTTAGAAAGGTAGCGCTCCGGGATCTGAAGGTCTAACTGCATTACTGACAGGTCATCAAGGGTCACGAGTTCAGTACCTGCTGTCACCATTTTACCGCGGCTAAAGTCGATAAAACCAACAGTACCCGAGAATGGCGCGCTGATGTGCAGATCTTTCAGGTTGGCATTTGCAGCGGCTAAACGAGCGTTAGCGATCTCTACATTGGTTTTCTGAGCGTCAATTTCAGTTTGCGTGATCGCGTTGCGTTTCACTAGTCGTTGGAATTCCGCTAGCTTACGTTTCTCGTCTTTTAGGTACGCTTGCGCTTCTGCAACTGCAGCTTTTGCTTTGTCGTCATCTAATTGAACCAACATCTGCCCTTTGGTGACATCTTGATTGGCTTTGATGTTGATAGAGTCAACTCTGCCCGCTACTTCAGAGGTAATGATCACAGATTGTTCTGCTTCTAACTTACCGACCAACGAAAGAGATTGGCTAACTTGGTGAATATCAACTTGCTCAGTAACAACAGTGACAGTGCTAGGGCCCATGCGTTTAGCTAGTGCGGCTGGAGACGCCATAAGAATAGACAAGCTAAGCAGGGTTAAAACAGATTTACGCTTCATAATAATGGTCTGCAAGTAAGTTTATACCAATCACAGTAAGTAAACGGTCAGAAATAGCGCAGGAAAAAGGCTTGAGAACAAGGAAGAGTTTTCGATAAGTAGTTATTCTACAATCAAAAATTCTAACGCCGTTATCGAGCTTTTTAACAAGCTAGGATGACATGTTATTTACTACGATTGGTATTATTATCTATAAATGAAATTAACCGTATTCTATCAACTGATGAATGCTGTAACGTCAAGAAGTGTAAATCTAGATTAAATTCCATTTACGTTTCTTAGCGAATTACACAAATCAGACACCGTACAGAAAGCCAGTTACCTCAAGGTGTTACCTATTAATACGTAAACCTTAGTACAGATGTTCACTTCCCGAGCAATATGCGTACTTTTCGCCATCTTTGCCCAAAAAGGCAGCATTCAACACAAAACCATAAGAAAAACTCTTTACAGGTTTAACGTGTTTGCTATGATGCGCTCCGCACTTGAGAGATGCGTTGGGAAAAACATCTCTTTAGCCTATCCATTATGAGTTAGGAAAAACACCCTGGAGGGGTTCCCGAGTGGCCAAAGGGAGCAGACTGTAAATCTGCCGGCACTGCCTTCGATGGTTCGAATCCGTCTCCCTCCACCATATTCTTCTTACCTCTTTTAAAGAGTTAAGAGAACAACCTGATTGATGGGCTTATGGGAAAACATCAATTTAGGCTTACTTTGTGAAAAGTAAGACACACCCTGGAGGGGTTCCCGAGTGGCCAAAGGGAGCAGACTGTAAATCTGCCGGCACTGCCTTCGATGGTTCGAATCCGTCTCCCTCCACCATATTCTTCTTACCTCTTTTAAAGAGTTAAGAGAAAAACCTGATTGATGGGCTTATGGGAAAACATCAATTTAGGCTTACTTTGTGAAGAGTAAGACACACCCTGGAGGGGTTCCCGAGTGGCCAAAGGGAGCAGACTGTAAATCTGCCGGCACTGCCTTCGATGGTTCGAATCCGTCTCCCTCCACCATATTCTTCTTACCTCTTTTAAAGAGTTAAGAGAAAAACCTGATTGATGGGCTTATGGGAAAACATCAATTTAGGCTTACTTTGTGAAGAGTAAGACACACCCTGGAGGGGTTCCCGAGTGGCCAAAGGGAGCAGACTGTAAATCTGCCGGCACTGCCTTCGATGGTTCGAATCCGTCTCCCTCCACCATATTCTTCTTACCTCTTTTAAAGAGTTAAGAGAACAACCTGATTGATGGGCTTATGGGAAAACATCAATTTAGGCTTACTTTGTGAAAAGTAAGACACACCCTGGAGGGGTTCCCGAGTGGCCAAAGGGAGCAGACTGTAAATCTGCCGGCACTGCCTTCGATGGTTCGAATCCGTCTCCCTCCACCATATTCTTCTTACCTCTTTTAAAGAGTTAAGAGAAAAACCTAATTGATGGGCTTATGGGAAAACATCAATTTAGGCTTACTTTGTGAAGAGTAAGACACACCCTGGAGGGGTTCCCGAGTGGCCAAAGGGAGCAGACTGTAAATCTGCCGGCACTGCCTTCGATGGTTCGAATCCGTCTCCCTCCACCATATTCTTCTTACCTCTTTTAAGAGTTAAGAGAACAACCTGATTGATGGGCTTATGGGAAAACATCAATTTAGGCTTACTTTGTGAAGAGTAAGACACACCCTGGAGGGGTTCCCGAGTGGCCAAAGGGAGCAGACTGTAAATCTGCCGGCACTGCCTTCGATGGTTCGAATCCGTCTCCCTCCACCATATTCTCCTTAATTGGAAAATCGAAAAGCCAACTCATTGAGTTGGCTTTTTTCGTTTCTGTGTATAATATTTCACTGTACCCGTTACCTTTCTCGCTCAACGCTCTTGATAATCTATCATCCAAGTTAAGAAACTTATCTCAACAACTGAATTAAAACCAAATATGCAGCTACAAACCCTAGGAAAAGGTCGCTTCGAAACTGAGTGGACCGAAGACAAGCAACTAATCGAACAAACCATTCGTGATTGTATTTGTACGAGCAGAATATTTCAGGAAAATGAGAAGTTATTAACTCAAGGAGAGCATGTAGAGAACCTATACCTTGTCGATTCAGGAAGGGTTTCTATGGGGATGACGGCTCGAAACGGTAAAACATTTTTGCTAGGTACCCTCGAGTGTGAGCAACAAGTTTTCGGAGAGATGGAGTTCTTTACCGGATACCGCTGCCAGATGGATATTATGCCAATCGAGCCTGTCAGCGTATCTATCATTGATGCACAAAAACTAAAGAAATATTTGTTAGAGCAACCTAAGCTCTCTCTTTATTTCGCCAGTGCTATCGCTATTGACTATCAAGACACCGTCGAGATCCTAACAAGGCGTCTTCTGTATCCGATCACTTACAATGTTGCCTACGACATTTATCATCAATATTTGAATGACTTACCCGTCGATGGCTTTCAAAAAAACTACCTTGAAGCAGAACGTTTTGCTACAACTGATAGAGTCTACCGCCGCGCAGTGAAAGAGCTTGAGAGCAAAGGTTTTATAGCGAAAGAAAAGAAAGGCTTAAGGATTCTTGATCTAGAAGGGCTTAGAAAGTTTGCGGAACAATAAAGGCCTGCGCAAATGCAGACCTTTTCGGGGTCACTTAAACCGATAACTATTTATGCAGTTTGAGTTTGATTGGCTTGGCTTGCTTTGTACTTTGTAGATGCAATAAGCATCACCAACACAACAGCATAGATAGCAGGGATGGCATACATAACCGTTTGTAAGCCAACAATACTTTCCATCATAGAGCTAATCGCAGGGCTAAACATTGCACCAGCACTGCCACTAACCAATATATAAGAAACATTCTTACTTGATGCATTGCGAACAAATGACACACCATAAGCAATGAAAGCATTATAAAGTGCGGCGCAAGCAAACCCGTAACCATAAGTCAGGTAAGAGAGCCATTCTAGTTTGTTTGTCGTTACAATGACGCTCGTTATCACCATTGCCAGCGTAATAATCGTCAATAAGAAATACTGAATCTTCATGCGCGACACAATGACAGTCGAAACTAAAGCACCAACCAACGCTGCTGACCAATACTGAGTAATAATGTTACCCGCTTGTTCAAATGGAATATCAAACTTCTCTTTCACAAACATTGGAGCCCAAGTTAAGAAAGTATAAAGGGCAAGCATTCCTAAGAATAATCCGATACCACCACTGATAATGCCAAAGTTCCATTCAGACTTTGATTCAGTTTGTGTTGCGCCTTCACCACCACACTGGCTGAAGTTAGTCAGCAAAGCGATAAACATTGTTGCCAAAGCAACTACGCCAACACTCAAGTAACTGATGCTCCAATTCATAGCATTAGTAAGTGCGTAAGTGGTAATCAGAGGGAACACAACACCTGCAATGTTAAATGTCGCGTCTTGTACTACTAACATTGTGCTCTGAATTTTGTCTTTCCATAGTGAAACGACAATAGTACCAGCGATACACAGACCAACACCGCCACAAAAACCAATGATAGTCATGCATAGCATCACGATAGATAACGAAGGTGCTATGTAAAGGCCTAATGAGGACAGCGCGATAATGCCGTAGCACAGTACCGTCATGCGTTTAATACCGACTTTTTCAATTAAGAAGAAAGCCGCAATAGTTCCGGCAAGTGCTCCGCCATTTAATAAAGAAAATATTGATGCTACTTCATTTACATTCGCGTTAAATGCATTGGCTATTGGCTCGACCAACATACCAAATTGTGTCGCAAAGCCCGCCATAACAAAATTAGCGAGGAAACTGATAGCAGTGAGTGTCATTTTATTTTTCATTGTTCACTCCAAGGGCTCGTAGGTTAGATGTTTTAATTTGGGAGAGCTTAACGTTAAGCCCTCCACACAGGCTTAAGCTTTGATTGCCGTTTCTAAAGCAATTTCAATCATGTTGTTGAATGAAAGCTGACGCTCTTCTGCTGTCGTCTCCTCACCCGTGATACAATGATCAGACACCGTCAGGATCGCTAATGACTCAATACCAAATTGTTGTGCTAGCCCGTATAAGCCTGCAACTTCCATATCGATACCAAGCACTCCAAAACGCTCCAAGGCAGGGATAAGGTCTTCATCAGGATCGTAATAAAGGTCGCCAGTGAACACGTTGCCAACTTTTACGTCTATATTCTTCTCTTTTGCTGAAAGGTAAGCATTATGTAAAAGCTCAAACGTTGCCGATGTCGCCATGTGATAGCCACTGCTGCGCTTGGCATTAGTTGGAGAGTCTGTCCCAGCTGCTTGCGCCAGAATCACATCGCGCATCATCACATTTTTCTGCGTTGCCCCAACACTACCGATACGAATAATGCGCTTCACACCAAAGTCATTAATCAGTTCATGGCCGTAGAGAACCATTGATGGTACACCCATGCCATGCCCCATAACTGAGATACGCTGCCCTTTGTAATAGCCAGTGTATCCAAACATGTTGCGAATATCGGTCACGAGCTTTGCGTCTTCTAAGTAGGTTTCAGCAATGTATTTCGCTCGTAGTGGATCACCCGGCATAATTACCGTAGATGCGAAATCCTCAGCAGTACCAGCAATATGTGCAGTCATAATGTTTCCTTATTTGTTTTGTTGACGCAATCATAAGGAGCAATGGCACAAAGCATTGAGGACAAATGTCCGCTTTCAAAGTACTGCCTCTCAAATTTGAATCTCTCTATCAAAACAGAGAAAATAGCCGTTATAAGAACCTAGTTATGACTGGCTTACTATCCTTAGCACACAAAAAAGCCCCTGCTGATTTCTCAGCAGGGGCTTTCAATTATTTGGTGTCATTCCGAATAACTACATCATATTGATGTTGAGTTAAATCTTGGAATTAGCCTTGAATACCAACAATTAACCAAGGTGCATTGTCAGTTGTTAGGTCACGCTCTAGGTGCCAGATATCTGTGATATCTTCTTCAACGCCATCCGCAGTGTCACGGTAACGACCACTAAACTGAAGGCTTAGCTGTGCTTTGCTGCCATCGTGGTCTGCACGAACGATTTCAGCATCAACGTACATTACGTCTGTGTGCTGATCACCGTCTAGCTTATTACGCTCAGCTTTTAGGTCTTCAAATAGGCTTGGAGATACGTATTCTTCAATCGTGTTTAGCTCGTTGTGGTTCCATGCACCTTGCAGTGTACGGTAGTGCTCACGAGAACCATTGATGAATGCCGCTTGATCAAAGCCCGGTGGGTAGTTATGTGGAACATCGCTTTGTGCACCAAAACCGAAACCACCAGCAGTGCCTTGTGATTGAGGTTGTGCTTGCTCGAAGTTATGAACATTTGGTTGTTGCTTAGGTTGTTCAAACTTGTTCTGACCCATGCCGCCGAATGCTGGCTGTTGGCCACGTGCATTCTGCTGATTCATTGAGCCCTGCTTCGCACCCAACATACCGCGTAGGAATTTAAACGCTAGGAAAGCAATCAGACCCATGATCAGAATATCCATAAACTGGATACCTTCAAATGCGCCACCAAAGAATGCAGCTAAAAGACCACCAGCAAGTAAACCACCTAGCAAACCGCCCATAAGGCCTTTTTTGCTTGAGTTAGCTGCTGTGTTCTTACCCGTTTGATCTTGTCGGATCGAATTCGTGTTTTGTTGTTTTGGTGCTGGAGCCGTTTTAAAGCTTTTGCCAAATGACTTACCACCACCAAACTTTTTCGCTTCCGCGATTGGCGTCACCGCGACTGTTACCAACAGGATCGCGACTAGTGAGAAAAATCGTTTCATTATTATCCTTTATAGGGTTCTTTATCTTTCGACACCTTAATCATACTCGTTAACAAAGAACAATGAAATATTCACGGCGTTTACACATGTATCATAATATTGCGGCTATTAATTGATTACGAAACTAGCGAAGGGATTGACGGCACTCAGGGGCAGCATTAAAATATTGAACGATGTTCATTTAATAGAAACTACTCATGGCAAGACGAAACGATCATACTCGAGAACAATTAGTGCAACTAACCTTAAAGACGGTGACCGACTTCTTAGAAGAGCACTCCTATCACGAGTTAAGTTTACGAAAAATTGCCAATATGATTGGTTATGTACCAAGCACCTTGGTGAATGTATTTGGTAACTACAACTTACTACTTTTGCACGTTGTAGCTCAAACATTAGATGAACTGACGTCAGAGTCCGCTGCAGCGGTTGAACAATCGAGCAACCCCCAACAAGCTCTATTCAACCTTGCATACTGCTACCACGATTTTGCACAAAAACACCCTCACCGTTGGCAGCTTATCTTTGAGCACAACATGAACGGTGAAAACCTTCCTGAATGGCAATCAAACCGCATCGATAGAATGACAGGCATGCTAGAGCAGCTGCTAGTAGCGATTGGCCCTGAACATACTAAAAGCGAAGTCGTTAAAGCCAGCCGTGTATTATGGTCTGGAGTACATGGAATTACTCTACTTAGCGTTGATGATAAGTTTTTCGCCGCTGAGCCAATTGATGGTAAAGAGTTGATCAATAACCTAGTCTCAAACTACTTAACCAACTGGTAATCATCCAAGGAAAGACAATGAACAACAGCAGCCAATCTTCGCTGTTAATGCAAAAAAGGTTCCTACCCTACTTTATTACTCAATTTCTAGGAGCCTTTAATGACAACATATTCAAAAATGTCCTGTTACTGTTTGTTGCTTTCGCTAGCGTAGACACGCTGCCTATTTCCAGTAATTTATTCATAAATTTGGCCGCTGGCCTTTTTATTCTGCCCTTCTTCCTATTTTCTGCTTTGGCCGGAGTCTTGGCCGATAAATACGAAAAATCTTGGTTCATTCGCAAAGTTAAACTCCTTGAAGTGGTGATCATGTCACTGGGGGCGATCGGCTTCATCTACGAAAGTTACGGAATACTGCTACTGCTTCTGTTTCTAATGGGAACACAAAGTGCCTTCTTTGGCCCAGTTAAGTACGCCCTGCTTCCACAGCAACTAGAAACGAAAGAACTGGTATCTGGCAATGCGCTCGTCGAGACAGGTACATTCTTAGCGATTCTAATTGGAACTCTAGGTGCCGGTATTATTGCGTCTGAAGAAGAGGCGAAGCTCATTGCTGCGGTGTGTATTGTTTCATTCGCTGTGCTTGGCTATCTATCGAGCTGCTTTATCCCACAAGCGCCAAGCAATGCACCAGACCTTACAGTGAAGTGGCAACCTATAAAGCTCACCCGCGCAACACTGGCGATTGCCAAAAAAGACCGCCCAACCTTTCAAGCTCTGATGTCGATCAGCTGGTTTTGGTTCCTTGGTGCGGCTTACCTAACTCAGTTTCCAAACTTCACCAAACTGCACCTAAACGGCACAGAAAGCTCAGTCGCATTTTTACTGGCACTGTTCTCGGTAGGCATTGCGATTGGCTCTTTGGCTTGCGATAAGTTGTCTAATCATCGAATTGAAATTGGTATCGTGCCAATGGGCAGCTTAGGTATCTCTATCTTTGGCCTTTTAATGGCGATATCCATTCCAGAGTCTTTGCCTAACTTTAACTCTTTCCATCAGTTCGTGATGTATTCAGAGCTGTGGCCGCTGTTTGCTTATCTTCTACTACTGGGGATCTCTGGCGGTATCTTTATTGTTCCTTTGTATTCACTGATGCAATTACGTGCGAAACCAAATGAGCGTGCCCAAGTGATTGCAGGGCTCAATATTTACAATTCACTGTTCATGGTGGGAAGCGCAGTTTTAGGTATTGTTTGCCTTAGTGTTCTAGAGCTTTCAATTCCACAGCTGTTTGTGTTGCTCGCGTTGGGAAACACTTTGGTTATGCTGTACCTGTTTCACCAGGTGCCTATATACGCTTTCCGTTTCTTTACATGGGTAGTCACTCACACCATGTATCGAGTGAAGCATAAGAACTTACATCACCTGCCAGAAAAAGGTGGCGCATTGATTATCTGCAACCATGTGAGTTATATGGATGCATTATTGCTGAGCGCCGTTTGCCCTCGCTTGATCCGCTTTGTGATGGAAGAAGATTACACCAAGTTGCCGCCTATTCGACGTTTCTTGAAAAGAGCTGGGGTGATTCCAATCTCCGCAACCAACCGTAGCTCTATTCGAAATGCTTTTAAAGAAGTAGAACTCGCCCTGCATGAAGGCCACATCGTGTGTATTTTTCCAGAAGGAAAGCTAACCTCTGATGGCGAAGTGGCTGAGTTCATGCGTGGTATGGAGCTGATCATCAAACGTTCTCCTGTCCCTGTGATTCCAATGGCTCTCAAAGGATTATGGGGCAGTTACTTTAGCCGTTACAAAGGCCGTGCCTGCAAAGGATTACCCACTCGCTTCTGGACTAAACTAGAGATAGAAGCTGGCGAGCCTATTTCACCTAAAGAAGCCTCTTGTGAAACTCTTCGACAGTCGGTGTCCAATCTTCGCGGCACCTTACGCTAAATAACCTTTACCGTATTCATATCAACTGAACAAGCGTTAAGTTTTCCTTAACGTTTGTTCAATTCATTTAGACTTACTTATCATTTTATTGAACGTATAGTGGTCTCATTACAATAACGTCACTACAAAACAAGACTCTAAATACAATGAACCTAAAAAAGTCCGTTCCGTTTTATCTTGCTGCACTATTTTGCTTAACGCCCTGGGTCAGTTCCCCGACAGCCCTCGTTATCGGTTTCCTACTGGCTAGTTTAGGTTTAGTTCCTGAACACTTGGAAGTCGGTAAACTCACCAAGAAGTTACTGGCCTACTCGATTGTTGGCTTGGGGTTTGGCATTCAGTTTGAAAAAGCATTAGCGGTAACAGGCGATGGTATTGGACTCATTGTAACGACGATTATTGGTACATTAGTCATTGGTTGGTTCTTGGCTAAACGAATGGGGCTAGACCGCACAACAGGCTACCTTATATCTTCTGGTACCGCGATTTGTGGTGGTAGTGCGATAGCAGCTGTGGCACCCGCGATCAAAGCAGACGATGAACAGATTGGCTTGGCGTTAGCCACTGTATTTGTGTTGAACTCGGTAGCTCTATTCTTGTTCCCGATGATTGGCCATGCGCTTGAATTAAGCCAACAGACTTTCGGTACCTGGGCAGCAATCGCGATTCATGATACTTCTTCAGTTGTTGGTGCAGCATCAGCTTATGGTGAGGAAGCACTGACTACCGCGACAACATTGAAGCTCGCTCGTGCACTTTGGATCATTCCAATTGCTTTGGTTAGCGCTATGATCTTCAAAAGCGATCAAAAGAAGATTACCGTTCCCTACTTCATTTTCTTCTACTGTGCGGCTATCGCGGTAAGTGACTTATTGCCACAGTTTGAGATGGTGTATCAAGGGATCTTTGACGTGTCTAAGCGTGCGTTGGTTGTGTGTCTGTTCTTGATTGGCTGCGGCATCTCAGTAGAGAAACTGAAAGCGGCTGGGCCGAAGCCATTGATGTTTGGTATTTCGATGTGGGTGATGATTTCTACAGGTTCGTTAGCTTGGTTGACCCTCGCATAACCTCTAGGGAGTTAAATCTCTAACAACATCACGAAGCACAAAAAAAAGGCAAAGCTCATATGGGCTTTGCCTTTATCATTTGTCATCTATATTGACCAAACTACTATTCAAACAGG
This region of Vibrio sp. BS-M-Sm-2 genomic DNA includes:
- a CDS encoding efflux RND transporter periplasmic adaptor subunit, with the protein product MKRKSVLTLLSLSILMASPAALAKRMGPSTVTVVTEQVDIHQVSQSLSLVGKLEAEQSVIITSEVAGRVDSINIKANQDVTKGQMLVQLDDDKAKAAVAEAQAYLKDEKRKLAEFQRLVKRNAITQTEIDAQKTNVEIANARLAAANANLKDLHISAPFSGTVGFIDFSRGKMVTAGTELVTLDDLSVMQLDLQIPERYLSKLSKGMKVTARTSAWGDTQFTGTVVGIDSRINAETLNLRVRIHFDNNNDYLKPGMLVAANMDFPPVEAPIIPVQALEYSGTKRFVYIIGEDNKATRTEVFLGARIDNEVVIDKGIEIGQKIVVQGIVNMRDGVLVQELAVNRPVDAASNKKVQEGAN
- a CDS encoding Crp/Fnr family transcriptional regulator; this encodes MQLQTLGKGRFETEWTEDKQLIEQTIRDCICTSRIFQENEKLLTQGEHVENLYLVDSGRVSMGMTARNGKTFLLGTLECEQQVFGEMEFFTGYRCQMDIMPIEPVSVSIIDAQKLKKYLLEQPKLSLYFASAIAIDYQDTVEILTRRLLYPITYNVAYDIYHQYLNDLPVDGFQKNYLEAERFATTDRVYRRAVKELESKGFIAKEKKGLRILDLEGLRKFAEQ
- the tsgA gene encoding MFS transporter TsgA; the protein is MKNKMTLTAISFLANFVMAGFATQFGMLVEPIANAFNANVNEVASIFSLLNGGALAGTIAAFFLIEKVGIKRMTVLCYGIIALSSLGLYIAPSLSIVMLCMTIIGFCGGVGLCIAGTIVVSLWKDKIQSTMLVVQDATFNIAGVVFPLITTYALTNAMNWSISYLSVGVVALATMFIALLTNFSQCGGEGATQTESKSEWNFGIISGGIGLFLGMLALYTFLTWAPMFVKEKFDIPFEQAGNIITQYWSAALVGALVSTVIVSRMKIQYFLLTIITLAMVITSVIVTTNKLEWLSYLTYGYGFACAALYNAFIAYGVSFVRNASSKNVSYILVSGSAGAMFSPAISSMMESIVGLQTVMYAIPAIYAVVLVMLIASTKYKASQANQTQTA
- the deoD gene encoding purine-nucleoside phosphorylase, whose amino-acid sequence is MMTAHIAGTAEDFASTVIMPGDPLRAKYIAETYLEDAKLVTDIRNMFGYTGYYKGQRISVMGHGMGVPSMVLYGHELINDFGVKRIIRIGSVGATQKNVMMRDVILAQAAGTDSPTNAKRSSGYHMATSATFELLHNAYLSAKEKNIDVKVGNVFTGDLYYDPDEDLIPALERFGVLGIDMEVAGLYGLAQQFGIESLAILTVSDHCITGEETTAEERQLSFNNMIEIALETAIKA
- a CDS encoding Tim44 domain-containing protein; amino-acid sequence: MKRFFSLVAILLVTVAVTPIAEAKKFGGGKSFGKSFKTAPAPKQQNTNSIRQDQTGKNTAANSSKKGLMGGLLGGLLAGGLLAAFFGGAFEGIQFMDILIMGLIAFLAFKFLRGMLGAKQGSMNQQNARGQQPAFGGMGQNKFEQPKQQPNVHNFEQAQPQSQGTAGGFGFGAQSDVPHNYPPGFDQAAFINGSREHYRTLQGAWNHNELNTIEEYVSPSLFEDLKAERNKLDGDQHTDVMYVDAEIVRADHDGSKAQLSLQFSGRYRDTADGVEEDITDIWHLERDLTTDNAPWLIVGIQG
- a CDS encoding TetR/AcrR family transcriptional regulator, with the protein product MARRNDHTREQLVQLTLKTVTDFLEEHSYHELSLRKIANMIGYVPSTLVNVFGNYNLLLLHVVAQTLDELTSESAAAVEQSSNPQQALFNLAYCYHDFAQKHPHRWQLIFEHNMNGENLPEWQSNRIDRMTGMLEQLLVAIGPEHTKSEVVKASRVLWSGVHGITLLSVDDKFFAAEPIDGKELINNLVSNYLTNW
- a CDS encoding MFS transporter → MNNSSQSSLLMQKRFLPYFITQFLGAFNDNIFKNVLLLFVAFASVDTLPISSNLFINLAAGLFILPFFLFSALAGVLADKYEKSWFIRKVKLLEVVIMSLGAIGFIYESYGILLLLLFLMGTQSAFFGPVKYALLPQQLETKELVSGNALVETGTFLAILIGTLGAGIIASEEEAKLIAAVCIVSFAVLGYLSSCFIPQAPSNAPDLTVKWQPIKLTRATLAIAKKDRPTFQALMSISWFWFLGAAYLTQFPNFTKLHLNGTESSVAFLLALFSVGIAIGSLACDKLSNHRIEIGIVPMGSLGISIFGLLMAISIPESLPNFNSFHQFVMYSELWPLFAYLLLLGISGGIFIVPLYSLMQLRAKPNERAQVIAGLNIYNSLFMVGSAVLGIVCLSVLELSIPQLFVLLALGNTLVMLYLFHQVPIYAFRFFTWVVTHTMYRVKHKNLHHLPEKGGALIICNHVSYMDALLLSAVCPRLIRFVMEEDYTKLPPIRRFLKRAGVIPISATNRSSIRNAFKEVELALHEGHIVCIFPEGKLTSDGEVAEFMRGMELIIKRSPVPVIPMALKGLWGSYFSRYKGRACKGLPTRFWTKLEIEAGEPISPKEASCETLRQSVSNLRGTLR
- a CDS encoding YeiH family protein — translated: MNLKKSVPFYLAALFCLTPWVSSPTALVIGFLLASLGLVPEHLEVGKLTKKLLAYSIVGLGFGIQFEKALAVTGDGIGLIVTTIIGTLVIGWFLAKRMGLDRTTGYLISSGTAICGGSAIAAVAPAIKADDEQIGLALATVFVLNSVALFLFPMIGHALELSQQTFGTWAAIAIHDTSSVVGAASAYGEEALTTATTLKLARALWIIPIALVSAMIFKSDQKKITVPYFIFFYCAAIAVSDLLPQFEMVYQGIFDVSKRALVVCLFLIGCGISVEKLKAAGPKPLMFGISMWVMISTGSLAWLTLA